The following is a genomic window from Candidatus Gorgyraea atricola.
ATACAGCCATTATGGCAAAGTCCCTGGAGATACCAGCCGTGGTGGGATTAGAGAAGGCCACAGCCAAGATGAATTCCGGAGATGTGCTTATCGTTGATGGTACAGAAGGTATTGTGATAATCAATCCGGACAAAGCCGCGCTTAAAAAATACCAGACTCGGCGGTCCCAGTTTGTAAAATTTGAAAAGGGCCTTATTAATTTAAAAGACGAACCTGCCCAGACGCTTGATGGGCATCGTGTTGAGATGTCAGCGAATATCGAAATGCCTGAAGAGATAGATTCTGTTATCTCGCATGGCGCAGAAGGTATAGGCCTTTATCGCACAGAATATTTATATATGAATAGAAAGGGCTTGCCTAGCGAGGATGAACAATTTGAGGCATATAAAAAGGTCGTAACAAAACTTTCCGGTTCTTCTGTTATAATGCGTACCCTGGATCTCGGAGGTGATAAGTTTTTATCACAGCTTGATGTGCCGCATGAGATGAATCCGTTTTTGGGATGGCGTGCCATAAGATTTTGTCTCGCGCAGCCAAAGATATTTAAGGCACAGTTGAGGGCAATATTGCGGGCCAGCGCTTTTGGGAATATCAAACTTATGTTTCCGATGATCTCTGGTGTCGAAGAGCTAAGGCAGGCGATCGAGGTATTGAACGAGGCAAAACAGGAATTGCGCGCCAAAAAGATAAAGTTCGATAAAGACGTTGAGATCGGCGCGATGATAGAAATACCTTCTGCCGCGATTACATGCGATTTACTGGCAAAAGAAGTGGATTTTTTCAGCATAGGCACAAATGATCTTATACAGTATTCGCTCGCAGTAGACAGGGTGAATGAAAAGATAGCCTACCTTTACAAACCAACGCATCCCGCAGTACTCAGATTGATAAAAAATATAATCGATGCAGGGCATAAGAATAAGATATGGGTGGGGATGTGCGGAGAAATGGCAGGAGAACCTGCATTCGGGCTTTTATTGTTAGGCCTTGGATTGGATGAATTCAGTATGAGCGCCGCGGCTATTCCAGAGATGAAATATATAATAAGGAATGTTAAGTTTAAGGATGCCCAGGCCGTGGCTGAAGAGGCATTGACTTTGCCAACAGGGAAAGAGGTGGAGGAGTTTACAAACAAGAAATTAGACGAATTTATCCCAGCCCTGAAAAAGATGAGGAGAAATATTAAATGACCCAGATGAATAATTTAGACAACCGTGAATTAGTGGCTAAGCTGGATACATCAAATATGCTGAAGCTTATTTCAGGACTTCCTGAACAATGTAAAGAGGCTTACGAAATAGGAAGAGAGTCTAAGGTATCAAAACCAAAAAACCAGATTAACAATATAGTTTTTGCGGGATTGGGCGGCTCTGCTATAGGCGCGGATATTGTGAGGATTTATTTGCAAAATGAGCTTGAGCTTCCTGTAGTCGTCTCTCGCAACTACACGCTGCCTAATTTTGTAGGAAAGAATACGCTCTTATTTTGCGCGAGTTATTCCGGCAATACAGAAGAGACGCTTTCTTCTTTTGAAGATGGCCTTAAAAGAGGTGCCAATATAATTACAATGGGCTCAGGAGGCAAGCTGAAAGAGCTGTCTTCTAAAAACGGCTTTAGTCATGTTACAATTCCCTCTGGTTTTCCTCCAAGGACAGCAGTCGGTTACATGTCTATTTCTGTAATAGCTATTCTGGAAAAGCTGGGGCTTATAGGAGATAAGAAAAAGGAAATCGAGGCTGTTTTTTTCGCGCTTAATAATTTAAGGGATAAAGAGATAGGCATTGATGTTCAAACAGAGAAAAACATATCCAAAAAGCTCGCGCTAAAACTTCTTGGAAAATATTGTATAGTATACGGTACCAGTGATGTCACTGAGGCCGTGAGCGTCAGGTGGAGAGGGCAGATCGCGGAGAATTCAAAGGCCCTCTCGTCCAGTCATGTGCTGCCTGAGATGAATCATAATGAGATCGTTGGCTGGAAATTTCCAAAGCACCTTCTAAAGGATTTTAAGGTCATAATCCTACGAGATAAGAAAGATCATGCGAGGACCGGAAAGCGCATAGAAATATCCAAGGCTATTATAAAGGAATCTGGCGCAGAGATCTTTGAATTGGAAAGAGGCGATGATTCCAGTCTCCTGGCGAGGGTAATCTCTCTTATCTATATAGGAGACTTTGTAAGTTTTTATCTCGCTATATTAAATAACATTGATCCCACGCCTGTAAAGAGCGTAGATTATCTGAAGGCAGAATTAGTAAAAGGATAAAATGAAGGCATTGCTCCTCGCAGCTGGATACGCTACACGACTCTATCCACTTACACTGGACAAGCCAAAGCCACTCTTACCTGTGGCTGGCAGGCCTGTTATTGAATTTATTCTTGATATCATCGAACCCTTGAAGGAAGTGGACGAGGTATTTATTGTAACAAATGAAAAATTTCATAAGCATTTTGAAGAATGGAAACAAGGTTTCACTAGCTCTAAAAAGATAACTGTTATTAACGATGGCACCGTATCCAATGACGACAGGCTTGGCGCAACCGGAGATATAGAGTTTGTCATAAGAAAAGAGAACATAAAGGATGATTTATTGGTTCTTGCAGGAGACAATATCTTCAGGACAAGCCTTGCCGAATTCATGGATTTTGCTATTTCCAAGAGGCCATCGATTTCCATAGGGCTATACGATGTCGGGGACTTGACTCTTGCGAAGAAGTACGGTATTGTTACGCTTGATAAAAATAAAAAAGCGATCGAGTTTAAAGAAAAACCAAAGAATCCGAGATCTACGCTTGCCGCAAAGTGTCTTTATTTTTTCCCAAAGGAGAAATTGGGAGTTGTAAAGAAATATCTGGACACTGATGAAAGCAAGGATGCGCCCGGATATTTTCTTGAGTGGCTTTCGAAGAAAGATGCGATATTCGGATATGTCTTTAAGAACGAGAAGTGGTTTGATATAGGCGATCTGAAATCTTATGAAGAGGCGAATGAAACATTTAAGAAGGAGGGGTAAATGCCGGCTGGGAAATATTTTATAACTTCAGAGTCAGTGTCAGAGGGGCATCCGGATAAACTGTGTGACCAGGTATCAGACGCTATACTTGATAATGTCTTGAGACAGGATTCAAGGGGTCGTGTGGCTTGTGAGACATTTGTAACAATGGGACTTATCATAGTAGGCGGCGAGATTACGACTACCGCATACGTGGACGTTATAAATATAGCCAGGAATGTGGTAAAGAACATAGGTTATACGCATCCTAGGTATGGGCTTGATTGCCAGACCTGCGCTATTTTAAATGCGATTCATTCTCAGTCTCCTGATATCGCACAGGGAGTTGACGCGGGCGGTGCAGGTGACCAGGGCCTGATGTTTGGGTATGCCTGTGAAGAGACTCCTGAACTTATGCCTTTGCCCATAATGCTTGCCCATAAGCTCGTAAAGAGAATGGCTGATCTGAGGAAAGGTGGGATCTTGAAATATTTAGGCCCTGACAGCAAGTCGCAGGTGACAGTCGAATATAAAAATGGAGCGCCAAAGAGGATCAATTCTGTTGTGCTTGCATCACAGCATACTGAAGAGATCCTTGATAAGACAGGTAAGAATATAACGGAAAAAGCAAGAAAAGAGCTGATACAGAAGATCGCAAAGCCTATCGTTGGAAAGCTGGCTGACAGCAAAACAGAGTATTATGTCAATCAGACAGGGAAATTCCTGATCGGCGGCCCTCAGTCAGATACAGGCATGACTGGCAGAAAGATAGTCGTTGATACATACGGAGGCGTGGTATCGCACGGAGGAGGCGCTTTTTCAGGAAAGGATCCCAGCAAGGTCGATCGCTCTGCTGCTTACATGGCCAGATATGTTGCCAAGAATATTGTAGCGGCAGGTATTGCAAAGCAGTGCACCATACAGCTTGCCTATGTAATAGGTAAGGCAGAGCCGTTAGGACTTTTGGTGGACACTGCTGGCACAGGGAAGATCTCAGAAGAGAAAATAGTAGGTTTAATACGCGAGCATTTTGATTTGACTCCGAGAGGGATAATAACAGAGTTGGATCTATTAAAGCCGATTTACAATAAAACAGCTGCGTATGGCCATTTCGGAAGGGAAGGCGAGGGCTTTACGTGGGAAAGATGTGACAAGGTAAAACTTTTAAAGAAAGCAGCGCGTATCAAGTAAGGAGTGTAATAATGTCCAAGGATTATAAAATAAAAGACATCAGTCTTGCTGATTTTGGAAGAAAAGAAATAGAGATCGCAGAACATGAGATGCCAGGGCTTATGGCTGTAAGGAAAAAGTACGCAAAAAGCAGGCCTTTATCTGGTGTCAGGATAATGGGTTCGCTGCATATGACTATCCAGACAGCAGTGCTTATAGAAACACTTGTCAAGCTCGGGGCTAAGGTCAGATGGGCGAGTTGTAATATATTTTCCACGCAGGACCATGCTGCAGCAGCTATTGCAAAGACTGGCGTTCCAGTATTTGCGTGGAAGGGCGAGACGCTTGAAGATTTTTGGTGGTGCACGGAACAGGCCCTTACCTTTCCCGGAGGCAAAGGCCCGCAGCTTGTTGTAGATGATGGAGGGGACGCGACTTTAATGATACATCTTGGAGTCGCTGCTGAGAAAAATTCAAAAGCACTCGATAAAAAACCAGGCGGAGAAGACGAGGCAGAACTTATAAAGTTATTAAAGAAGGACTTGAAAAAGGATCCAAATAAATGGAGTAAAATAGCCAAGGAATGGAAAGGTGTTTCAGAAGAGACTACTACTGGAGTCAATCGCCTTTATCAGATGATGAAAAAGAAAGAGCTTCTTGTCCCCGCGATCAATGTAAATGATTCAGTCACCAAGTCAAAATTTGACAATCTGTATGGCTGTAGAGAGTCCCTCGTAGACGGCATCAAAAGGGCGACTGATGTCATGGTGGCAGGTAAAGTAGCTATTGTGTGCGGTTATGGTGATGTGGGAAAAGGTTCTGCCCATTCTTTGGTAGGGCTTGGCGCAAGGATTATCGTGACTGAGATAGACCCTATTTGCGCTTTGCAGGCAGCTATGGAGGGTTTTGAAGTAGCTACCTTGGAGGACACCTTGGGCATCGGAGATATATACGTGACAGCTACTGGAAATAAAGATGTCATCAGGATCGAACATATGAAAAAGATGAAGGACCAGGCCATTGTATGCAACATAGGGCATTTTGACAATGAGATACAGGTTGCAGCCCTTGAAAAATACCCTGGGGTTAAAAAAATAAATATTAAACCACAGGTAGATAAATATGTCTTTCCTGGCGGCAAAGAGCTCTATTTATTAGCAGAGGGGCGGCTGGTCAATCTTGGCTGCGCTACAGGGCATCCTTCATTTGTCATGTCCAATTCTTTTACAAATCAGGTCCTTGCCCAATTAGATCTATGGAAAAATAAAGACAAATACAAAAAGATAGTTTATAGGTTATCTAAGTATCTTGACGAGGAAGTGGCAAGGATGCATCTGGATAAGATCGGCGTGAGACTTACAAAACTTTCCAAAGACCAGGCTGGTTATATAGGTGTGCCTGTAGAAGGACCTTATAAGCCAGACCATTACCGGTATTAGTTTCTAATCAGCGTAATCCCAATAAAACCAAATAGGATATTAGCCAGGTGGGCCGAGAGGATGGGCGGTATGATTCCGCCTTTTCCAAGGGCGATGCATGTTGCCATAAAAGCGTAATATATAAATCCGATCACAATACCCATCGCCATTCCTATAATAGCGGCGGTCTTGCCCCTCTGTTTTATCTTTATCGCGAATGCCGCTCCTAAAAGGATGATTACCAGGCTTGTGAAAGGAAGACTGATTTTTTGATGTAGATCCACGCGTAGTCTTTTTATGATCTCAGGCGAGGTATTCGAGAAGTTATTTATATAATTCGATAGATCCCTGAAATTCATCAATTCGTAGTCCGTGCCCTTTGATATGAGTTCTTTAGGGCTTTCCATGCGGATGTCTTTATTTTCAAAAAAGAGGGGGTTACCTTTTACCATACCTTTCTCATTGAGTTGATATATAAGTATATTTGAAAATTTCCACACTCCCCCTAGCCATTTTCCTTCGCTGGCATTTATCTTTCCTGCTATGTTACCATTTTTATCCTGCTCCAGTATTGTAATGCCATTTGCGGTTTTTGATAGGCTATCATAGCTTTCTATAAATATGAGCCTGTCACCCTTGCCGTAGAGGGCGATGTTATTGATTCGTTTAGCCCGTTGCCCGTTTGCCCGTTGGCCCGTTGGCCTATTTTTTTCGATGTAGTTTTCCTTTATGATTCTTGCATTTTTCGTGCTTAGAGGTAAGATCTTTTCTGAAATCGCGAATATGGAGATCGAAATGACCAGTC
Proteins encoded in this region:
- a CDS encoding LptF/LptG family permease, coding for MRILDKYITKNFLYPFFYCLTLFIFLYIIIDLFGHLDEILKHTVPILILQEYYFSMIPFIVINTAPITSLISTIYVISAMNKYDEITAMRAAGINIFRILVPFILLGLVISISIFAISEKILPLSTKNARIIKENYIEKNRPTGQRANGQRAKRINNIALYGKGDRLIFIESYDSLSKTANGITILEQDKNGNIAGKINASEGKWLGGVWKFSNILIYQLNEKGMVKGNPLFFENKDIRMESPKELISKGTDYELMNFRDLSNYINNFSNTSPEIIKRLRVDLHQKISLPFTSLVIILLGAAFAIKIKQRGKTAAIIGMAMGIVIGFIYYAFMATCIALGKGGIIPPILSAHLANILFGFIGITLIRN
- a CDS encoding nucleotidyltransferase family protein, whose amino-acid sequence is MKALLLAAGYATRLYPLTLDKPKPLLPVAGRPVIEFILDIIEPLKEVDEVFIVTNEKFHKHFEEWKQGFTSSKKITVINDGTVSNDDRLGATGDIEFVIRKENIKDDLLVLAGDNIFRTSLAEFMDFAISKRPSISIGLYDVGDLTLAKKYGIVTLDKNKKAIEFKEKPKNPRSTLAAKCLYFFPKEKLGVVKKYLDTDESKDAPGYFLEWLSKKDAIFGYVFKNEKWFDIGDLKSYEEANETFKKEG
- the ptsP gene encoding phosphoenolpyruvate--protein phosphotransferase, translating into MLKGIPASPGVAIGKVFLFDARRFIVSARKIKESDIPTEIVRFEEALIKTRTEIVDIQKKITKEMGTHHAEIFNAHLLVLEDRMLIEEVIDRLKKEHKCVEHVFSNVLDKYIKVFAKMNDEYLRERISDIDDVGKRILKNLLGAKEKSLSDLKEKVIVVAYDLSPSDTATMHKKNVMGFVTDIGGRTSHTAIMAKSLEIPAVVGLEKATAKMNSGDVLIVDGTEGIVIINPDKAALKKYQTRRSQFVKFEKGLINLKDEPAQTLDGHRVEMSANIEMPEEIDSVISHGAEGIGLYRTEYLYMNRKGLPSEDEQFEAYKKVVTKLSGSSVIMRTLDLGGDKFLSQLDVPHEMNPFLGWRAIRFCLAQPKIFKAQLRAILRASAFGNIKLMFPMISGVEELRQAIEVLNEAKQELRAKKIKFDKDVEIGAMIEIPSAAITCDLLAKEVDFFSIGTNDLIQYSLAVDRVNEKIAYLYKPTHPAVLRLIKNIIDAGHKNKIWVGMCGEMAGEPAFGLLLLGLGLDEFSMSAAAIPEMKYIIRNVKFKDAQAVAEEALTLPTGKEVEEFTNKKLDEFIPALKKMRRNIK
- the metK gene encoding methionine adenosyltransferase; the protein is MPAGKYFITSESVSEGHPDKLCDQVSDAILDNVLRQDSRGRVACETFVTMGLIIVGGEITTTAYVDVINIARNVVKNIGYTHPRYGLDCQTCAILNAIHSQSPDIAQGVDAGGAGDQGLMFGYACEETPELMPLPIMLAHKLVKRMADLRKGGILKYLGPDSKSQVTVEYKNGAPKRINSVVLASQHTEEILDKTGKNITEKARKELIQKIAKPIVGKLADSKTEYYVNQTGKFLIGGPQSDTGMTGRKIVVDTYGGVVSHGGGAFSGKDPSKVDRSAAYMARYVAKNIVAAGIAKQCTIQLAYVIGKAEPLGLLVDTAGTGKISEEKIVGLIREHFDLTPRGIITELDLLKPIYNKTAAYGHFGREGEGFTWERCDKVKLLKKAARIK
- a CDS encoding bifunctional phosphoglucose/phosphomannose isomerase → MTQMNNLDNRELVAKLDTSNMLKLISGLPEQCKEAYEIGRESKVSKPKNQINNIVFAGLGGSAIGADIVRIYLQNELELPVVVSRNYTLPNFVGKNTLLFCASYSGNTEETLSSFEDGLKRGANIITMGSGGKLKELSSKNGFSHVTIPSGFPPRTAVGYMSISVIAILEKLGLIGDKKKEIEAVFFALNNLRDKEIGIDVQTEKNISKKLALKLLGKYCIVYGTSDVTEAVSVRWRGQIAENSKALSSSHVLPEMNHNEIVGWKFPKHLLKDFKVIILRDKKDHARTGKRIEISKAIIKESGAEIFELERGDDSSLLARVISLIYIGDFVSFYLAILNNIDPTPVKSVDYLKAELVKG
- the ahcY gene encoding adenosylhomocysteinase gives rise to the protein MSKDYKIKDISLADFGRKEIEIAEHEMPGLMAVRKKYAKSRPLSGVRIMGSLHMTIQTAVLIETLVKLGAKVRWASCNIFSTQDHAAAAIAKTGVPVFAWKGETLEDFWWCTEQALTFPGGKGPQLVVDDGGDATLMIHLGVAAEKNSKALDKKPGGEDEAELIKLLKKDLKKDPNKWSKIAKEWKGVSEETTTGVNRLYQMMKKKELLVPAINVNDSVTKSKFDNLYGCRESLVDGIKRATDVMVAGKVAIVCGYGDVGKGSAHSLVGLGARIIVTEIDPICALQAAMEGFEVATLEDTLGIGDIYVTATGNKDVIRIEHMKKMKDQAIVCNIGHFDNEIQVAALEKYPGVKKINIKPQVDKYVFPGGKELYLLAEGRLVNLGCATGHPSFVMSNSFTNQVLAQLDLWKNKDKYKKIVYRLSKYLDEEVARMHLDKIGVRLTKLSKDQAGYIGVPVEGPYKPDHYRY